A DNA window from Patescibacteria group bacterium contains the following coding sequences:
- a CDS encoding pseudouridine synthase: MQIRINKYLSESGVCSRRQADEHILAGKISINGQVSRELGVKIDSDKDEVLFDGKKIEKSDSLVYFAFYKPKGVVTTSDDEQGRKTVLDFFPASPRIYPVGRLDQYSEGLVILTNDGDLTQKLTHPSFKHEKEYVAEARTGKLDPHVGSIQIVKMFTNGLYIDTKRMYADKVIVINENPESKLITLNMVLHTGYNRQIRRMCDKIGLQVVKLVRTRVAKLSLESLGLEPGESKEINLESIL; the protein is encoded by the coding sequence ATGCAAATAAGAATCAATAAATATCTATCAGAATCTGGAGTATGCTCTAGGCGACAGGCCGACGAGCATATTTTGGCTGGCAAAATATCGATAAACGGTCAGGTTAGTCGGGAGCTCGGAGTGAAAATTGACTCAGACAAAGACGAAGTATTATTTGACGGCAAAAAGATTGAGAAATCAGACAGCCTTGTCTACTTCGCTTTTTACAAACCCAAAGGTGTCGTCACAACCTCAGATGATGAGCAGGGTCGAAAAACTGTGCTAGACTTCTTTCCCGCGTCTCCGCGAATTTATCCAGTCGGTCGCCTTGATCAATATTCCGAGGGATTGGTTATTCTGACCAACGATGGTGATCTGACCCAAAAGCTAACTCATCCAAGTTTCAAACACGAGAAGGAATATGTGGCAGAGGCTCGGACGGGTAAGCTAGATCCTCATGTCGGCTCGATACAAATCGTCAAAATGTTTACAAACGGATTATATATCGATACGAAGCGAATGTACGCTGATAAGGTGATCGTAATCAATGAAAATCCTGAATCAAAATTGATCACATTGAACATGGTTCTCCACACTGGATACAATCGACAGATCAGACGGATGTGTGATAAAATTGGCTTACAGGTTGTAAAATTAGTGAGGACTAGAGTGGCTAAACTATCTCTCGAGTCTCTTGGTCTCGAACCTGGGGAAAGCAAAGAAATTAATCTCGAGTCAATCTTATAA
- the aspS gene encoding aspartate--tRNA ligase produces the protein MKRILISETVKKVGEEVKVSGWVNTRRDHGKIVFFDMRDMSGTLQVVFVPGSKAYDKVSDIRPEWVVSITGMVKARPEKMVNPGMVTGTVEMEAADLEILNQAKTPPFEVDKNTLGIDEELRLKYRYLDLRSDRMNKNITLRHNVIRSMREYFWAEGFREVETPYLTKSTPEGAREFVVPSRIYPGEFYVLPQSPQQFKQLLMVGGIERYFQIARCFRDEDQRGDRQPEFTQLDVEMSFIDQEDILNTMEKLAIDLVTKITPENKIVSTPFPRMTYKEAMEKYGTDKPDLRKDKNDKEEMAFLWITDAPLFKYSNTDKKLVSSHHPFTMPQKEDLSLLDSKPAEVRAYAYDLVLNGFEVAGGSIRIHDREIQDKIFDLLGVSPEEKGRRFGHMLEAFEFGAPPHGGIAWGIDRLVAVLAHEDAIREVMAFPKTGDARDVMMGAPSQIAEQQLKDVHIGLAKEAEGKQLKGADTVIGD, from the coding sequence ATGAAAAGAATACTAATATCAGAAACAGTCAAAAAGGTTGGCGAAGAGGTCAAGGTATCGGGCTGGGTTAATACCCGCCGAGATCATGGCAAGATCGTCTTCTTCGACATGCGTGACATGTCCGGCACATTGCAGGTCGTTTTCGTACCAGGATCCAAGGCGTATGACAAAGTATCAGATATCCGACCAGAATGGGTCGTCTCAATCACAGGTATGGTCAAGGCTAGACCTGAGAAGATGGTCAATCCTGGTATGGTCACTGGCACGGTAGAGATGGAGGCTGCCGACTTAGAAATCTTGAATCAAGCCAAGACACCACCATTTGAAGTGGACAAGAATACGCTCGGAATTGACGAAGAACTAAGACTCAAATATCGTTATCTAGACCTCAGAAGTGATCGAATGAACAAGAATATCACACTTCGTCACAACGTTATCCGCTCAATGCGTGAGTATTTTTGGGCTGAAGGTTTCCGCGAGGTTGAGACACCTTATTTGACCAAATCAACTCCAGAGGGAGCCAGAGAATTTGTTGTTCCAAGCCGTATCTATCCTGGAGAGTTTTATGTACTGCCACAGAGCCCTCAGCAGTTCAAGCAATTGTTGATGGTCGGCGGGATCGAAAGATATTTTCAGATCGCTCGTTGCTTCCGTGATGAAGATCAAAGAGGGGATCGACAGCCAGAATTTACCCAACTCGATGTTGAGATGTCATTTATCGATCAAGAAGATATCCTAAACACTATGGAGAAATTGGCCATAGACTTGGTGACCAAGATTACTCCAGAAAATAAAATTGTCTCTACCCCATTTCCACGCATGACATACAAAGAGGCGATGGAGAAATACGGTACTGACAAGCCAGACTTGAGAAAAGACAAAAACGACAAAGAAGAGATGGCTTTCCTTTGGATAACAGATGCGCCGCTATTTAAATACTCAAATACTGACAAGAAGTTAGTTTCCTCTCACCATCCCTTCACTATGCCTCAGAAGGAAGACCTGAGCCTCTTGGACAGCAAACCTGCTGAAGTCAGGGCCTACGCCTACGACTTGGTTTTGAATGGTTTCGAGGTAGCGGGTGGCTCGATTAGAATCCACGATAGAGAAATACAGGACAAGATATTTGATCTTCTCGGAGTATCTCCAGAGGAGAAGGGAAGACGTTTTGGCCACATGCTCGAAGCTTTCGAATTTGGTGCTCCTCCGCATGGTGGTATAGCATGGGGCATTGACCGGCTAGTCGCAGTATTGGCCCACGAAGACGCGATCCGTGAAGTAATGGCATTCCCCAAAACCGGTGACGCTAGAGACGTAATGATGGGCGCTCCGAGCCAGATAGCCGAGCAACAGCTGAAAGACGTTCATATCGGATTGGCCAAAGAGGCTGAGGGCAAGCAGCTAAAGGGCGCTGACACTGTGATAGGGGACTAA